The proteins below are encoded in one region of Sminthopsis crassicaudata isolate SCR6 chromosome 1, ASM4859323v1, whole genome shotgun sequence:
- the STMND1 gene encoding stathmin domain-containing protein 1, with protein sequence MSQTIVDGGFGIEDDVLMGSLPGTIPENSPSLDERNKEVNTEPVINGLIGTSQQLQNRERPKSSDILEELIIQGIIQSQSKVFRNGESYNVMVNTDEKPLRKLPARLEKLKTKRETNGFTIKNIEDKMKAADERRKVKGEEMKKRLRSDRPLPPIVPSNTAEVREDNTSIDKRFNSMDSAVFQLSTMETGRQVKRKKSIEKGKTASREINQSYEVFGTVESDVHYNSPEDVF encoded by the exons ATGTCTCAAACTATTGTGGATGGTGGATTTGGAATAGAAGATGATGTCTTGATGGGAAGCTTACCTGGAACCATTCCAGAAAATTCACCATCTCttgatgaaagaaataaagaagtaaatacaG aacCAGTAATCAATGGATTAATCGGTACATCCCAACAACTCCAAAATCGAGAGAGACCAAAGTCATCAGACATCTTGGAGGAACTGATCATTCAGGGAATAATACAAAGTCAAAGTAAAGTATTTAGAAATGGAGAATCATATAATGTCATG GTGAACACAGATGAGAAGCCTCTCAGGAAGCTTCCTGCCAGACTAGAAAAACTTAAGACCAAAAGGGAAACAAATGGTTTcacaataaaaaatattgaagacaAGATGAAGGCTGcagatgaaagaaggaag GTTAAaggtgaagaaatgaaaaaaagactgagaagTGACAGGCCTCTGCCACCAATTGTTCCTTCAAACACGGCAGAAGTGAGAGAGGATAATACTTCAATTGACAAAAGATTTAATTCTATGGACTCTGCTGTGTTTCAGCTCTCTACCATGGAAACAGGAAGgcaagtgaaaaggaaaaaaagtattgaGAAAGGCAAAACGGCCTCACGTGAAATAAATCAAAGTTATGAAGTCTTTGGGACTGTGGAGTCTGATGTACACTACAACAGTCccgaagatgtattctga